In a single window of the Pontibacter russatus genome:
- a CDS encoding phosphotransferase enzyme family protein — MLHDILEAYGLPPQDCLTEKLDSGLINRTWKVTAGQEEYVLQRVNNQVFKSPQDISDNIQKIGRFLSTHSPGYLFISPVATASGKYLVQDGAGDFYRLMPFVRGSRTIDTVRTREEAYEAARQFGRFTSLLSGFGTQALHYTLPDFHNLTLRFEQFEAAYKLAEPERLTEASGPIEAAFRHQGLVSTYQSVKTNSDIPLRVIHHDTKISNVLFDENGKGLCVIDLDTVMPGYFISDLGDMMRTYLSPVSEEERDLSKIIIREDYFEAVIEGYFSEMAKELTSAEKDLCLYAGEFMIYMQAIRFLTDFLNGDTYYATTYPKQNLVRAQNQFTLLQRYLDAEERLDRIVHNFIDKEPARNS; from the coding sequence ATGCTTCACGACATACTGGAGGCCTACGGGCTGCCCCCGCAAGACTGCCTGACTGAGAAACTGGACTCGGGCCTGATAAACCGGACCTGGAAAGTAACGGCGGGACAGGAGGAATACGTGCTGCAGCGGGTGAACAACCAGGTGTTCAAGTCTCCGCAGGACATCTCGGACAACATCCAGAAGATAGGCCGCTTCCTGAGCACCCACTCCCCCGGTTACCTGTTCATATCTCCTGTTGCGACTGCTTCCGGTAAGTACCTGGTGCAGGACGGCGCCGGTGACTTTTACCGCCTGATGCCCTTTGTCAGGGGCTCGCGCACGATTGACACCGTCCGAACCAGGGAAGAGGCGTACGAGGCGGCCCGGCAGTTCGGCAGGTTCACCAGCCTGCTGTCGGGTTTCGGCACACAGGCGCTGCACTACACGCTGCCCGACTTCCACAACCTGACCCTGCGCTTCGAACAGTTTGAGGCAGCATATAAGCTGGCGGAACCGGAACGATTGACGGAGGCCAGCGGCCCCATCGAGGCTGCCTTCCGGCACCAGGGCCTCGTCAGCACGTACCAGTCCGTGAAAACAAACAGCGACATTCCGCTTCGCGTGATCCACCACGACACAAAGATCAGCAATGTGCTGTTTGATGAAAACGGCAAAGGCCTGTGCGTGATTGACCTGGACACCGTGATGCCGGGGTATTTCATCAGCGACCTGGGCGACATGATGCGCACCTACCTCTCGCCTGTGAGCGAGGAGGAGCGGGACCTGAGCAAGATCATTATCCGCGAGGATTATTTTGAAGCCGTGATAGAAGGGTACTTCTCTGAGATGGCCAAAGAATTGACGTCCGCCGAAAAGGATCTCTGCCTCTATGCGGGCGAGTTCATGATCTACATGCAGGCCATCCGCTTCCTGACGGATTTCCTGAACGGCGACACCTACTACGCCACTACTTATCCCAAACAGAACCTGGTGCGGGCGCAGAACCAGTTCACGCTGCTGCAGCGCTACCTGGACGCCGAGGAGCGCCTTGACAGGATTGTCCATAATTTTATAGACAAGGAACCGGCAAGGAATTCATAA